The following is a genomic window from Prunus persica cultivar Lovell chromosome G7, Prunus_persica_NCBIv2, whole genome shotgun sequence.
ATTTATCCTGTGACGGGTGTTTTTCAGGTGATAAATTTCTTTGTGGGATTGCTATTCTTACAACTGTTGGAACAACTTGGCCCGCGGCTTCTGTATTCTATATTTGGCACCTTTTGCATGCTGGCTGTGGTTTTTGTGAAACGAAATGTGGtggaaacaaaaggaaaatcgCTCCAAGAAATTGAGATAGCGCTCCTTCCGCAAGAATAGAGGTGCTTTTATAATACGTTAAAAGTGTTTGCTGTTGGAAGCCGACCAAGTTGCAAATGATAGCCAGAAAATGGTACAATTTGGGAAAAAGAGTACTTACCCTGGGAGGGTAAATTCTTGTCCGGTAAAATTTTGGTGATGGTGAACTTATAGAAATATATCCTTCAGGCGTTCAGTCATAAATCATAGGTATGCTACAGAGGCCTAGTGTGAATTTGTAGGTATAGTTAAATGTATCATGTTTAATTCTCATATGATCAATTGCTCAAGCCAAACAGTTCTCTTGGAATGTTTAccaacaaaatttcaattgatGGTCCTCTTTATGCATTTACCATGTGTTTTTTCTATGCCCTCTATAAGTatcaaaggagaaaaaaacacacatcCGGTACAAGAGAAAGCATACGAAGGGACACTTCACACAAAGGTACAAAATTGTTTACAAAGAATTCTCTGCAGGACTAACTCAATcaagaataaatattttttgatcATGAGTAATATCACCACCAACTGTTCCATACCAATAACTTTAAAATCCTCCATCTATTTAGCCCAAGCATCTTTGCATGTCAAAGACAAAAGTGATCTTCTACAAATGCGGCTATTCGGCATGGATAGCCTCAGCTACCTGCAGCACCTCTCATGGCTCCTCCGTGGGTTCAAGAGCTCCATTTCCCTCACCTCCACATCCCCATTACCATTGATCGTATGGTCCCAGTCATGCCCTCAGGGCCTGCTCCCACCGCTCCGGGCCAAAGTCTTTACCTTTCGAACCTCGATGATGTGGTTGGAGCCCGTGTTTTCACTCCCACAGTATACTTTTATGCCTCAGATAACTGGAGACCGGTTATGAAAACACTCCGTGATGCTCTTGCTAGTGTGTTGGTTCCTTATTACCCTTTATCGGGTAGGCTGAGAGAGACCAACAATGGAAAGCTAGAGGTGTTTTTCGGGCAAGACCAAGGAGCTCTCATGGTGGAGGCTCACTCTGAAATGTCCTTGTCCGATCTCGGAGACCTCAAAGTGCCAAACCCAGCATGGTCACCGTTGATTTTTAGGTTCCCAAATGAAGAGCCATACAAAGTGCTCGACATGCCATTGGTGATAGCTCAGGTGACCCTTTTCAGCTGCGGTGGGTTTAGCCTCGGCCTGAGAATCTGCCACTGCATTGTTGATGGGCTTGGTGCTATGCAATTTCTCAGCTCATGGGCTGCCACAGCCAAAGCAGGTACACTGATCACAAACCCTAAGCCATGCTGGGACAGGGACTTTTTCAGGCCTCGCGATCCACCGCTGGTGAAATTCCCACATATTGAGTTCATGAGAATCGAGGACGGGTCAAGCCTAACAATGAGCCTCTGGCAAACCAAAGCTGTTCAAAAATGCTACAGAATAAGCCGCGAGTTCCAGGCCTGGTTGAAAACTTTGGCTCAATCAGAAGATGATATGTCCAATATTACATGCAGCACATTTGATGCGATGGCTGCTCATATATGGAGATCATGGGTGAAAGCACTTGATGTAAAACCATTGAACTACGAGCTCAGGCTAACCTTCTCAGTCAATGCCCGCCAGAAGCTCAAAATCCCGCCATTGAAAGAAGGTTTTTATGGGAATGTGGTGTGCTTGGCTTGTGTCATAAGCACTGTGAGAAAGCTTGTGTATGGAAGGTTGCCGGACACGGCGCGGTTGGTTCGTGAAGCCCGGCTTGGCATCTCGGAAGAGTATCTGAGGTCTACGGTGGATTATGTTGAAGTGGACAGGCCAAGGAGGCTGGAGTTTGGAGGCAAATTGACAATAACTCAATGGACTAGATTTTCAATATATGATTCTGCAGATTTTGGATGGGGCAGGCCAATGTATGCTGGCCCTATAGATCTCACTCCCACACCGcaagtttgtgtttttctgcCGGAAGCGGAGGCTGATCCTAGTGGGACAATGCTTGTGTGTATTTGCTTGCCGGAATCTGCCACAAAAAGCTTCACGGACCTTTTGTCTCTTGCAGAGAACGGTGAACAAAGTGCTAGCTAAATGAAGCTACCACATTGTCATGATTTATGAGGCAGAAATTGATCATCAATTACTAGGGACAATTGAATCGCATTGTGTCCAACTATACACGAGCTACTTTTcgcgaaattttttaaattgtgacGGAAATTGTCAcatgttattatttattaatctattaatattataatacgaatacttatttattaatattatattttacgaCATGAATTATTCATTATGTCTTATGATAAATATATGAATTAGTAACATTAGGTGATAATTAATGTTAACACAACTTTTTTAATTCAGACACTCTTagtaattttttaattcagaTAGTTTCTTTCattaaataggaaaaaaaattgtatgtgcAAATCCGCTTCTTCAATTTCTGGGGTgagaacccaaaagaaaaggagacagagaaaaataaaattgggttttgttcGGCTCATATTCAGCAATGAGCCCATTCGTTGTTGCGCCTTGGACTTTTGAATTGGCCCATTTAGTTGGACTCAAGGATCAACCTACGGGCAAGTTCTATTTgacaattttaaatatttgttaACATTAgagtttcattttatttgttgtttttaggAGGGTATTCTCACACACACTGCCAAATGTGCCATGAGCTTTAGttttattctatttcttttcctagATTTTCTCAGCAAGCAAACATGAGGTTTGTTCATCTTTACATTTCTATGCTTTTTTCTTACGAATCTTGattatgttatgttgcgcTCTATGCTACGCaaagtttcttttattttctctcactTTCTGTTTGGTCACTAATGTCTATCAACCACGCGGAACACATGTATCCCTTTGATTATGGAGTTTTTCATTGCATGGCAAAGTTATTCGAGATTTTCATGCTTTTTCTTTATGTGTGTgcgcttttctttttttctttctagacAACCAAACGCCTTTAATTTTGTCGACACAGAAAGGGTGAAATCACAAGTATTTTCTGGTAATTATTTATTAGTATGAGTGGGAACCCATTAAGGCACAAGGAGATGTTGTACCTCCTTTCGCCGGAAAAACCATTGTAAGTGCTTCAAATTGCCCATTTGCTCAGCTGATGTACAGATTatcttatttccattttcaatatttaaataaatgtctttgttcttttactttcatttatttttatagtactccgtttacttaagtttacaatgtaaataaggaagtacccccaatttgtattcaaataaaaatactagaaaatcaaattcccaccaaatcaaaatatgaaaaatcggttttagtgcaagatacgatttaggctaaaaatgatggcttattaagtcaatatatacttcatactaaaatcccataaaatcaagttttcttatttaatatgtaaggaataaaagccaccaaaaattatcttgagaaaatgattattccgaaaaaccatttttcatatttagtcaatatttttacataaaacaattatgatatgaatgcatgaagggacCTAAAGTCAATCTAGGTAAAAAACTTTAGATGTTTAATCCACAAAAAGTTTTTAGCCTTTCAAAATTGCACATCCGCTAAAAAATTCCTAGGCCCGCCAGTTTTTAGCCTTTCTTGCTGTCTATAATCTGTATGAATGTAGGCCTGTGAGATACCTTGCTTGGATCACCAGTCttctaaagaaaaataaattgaaagcTATACGCTGCTGCTTATATATTTCTAATAAAAGTAGGCAccaatcatatttttttagaaatataTTTCCAAATTGAGCAATAATTACGATTCATCTATTCCTATTGAAGGCAAGtccattttctcaagattGCTCTTCTAGTTTTTCTGGCCGGGCTTAATTTTGCTTCCCTTTAATGCAGgaattaagaaaatgaattCAACCATGTCATCTTTGAATCCCCATGCAGCATCATACATACCACTgaacaagaaagaagaggaggcTAACCATGAAACTGCTCTGTTCAATTCTCCTTCTGAAGGCCACAACGGGACGGCACAGTTCTATTTCGAAGGCGGTGATGCTTCTTCTGACTTTAGCATCCATGACATTGAGGCTCTTGTCATTGACAATGGTCTGGAAAAGAGTGGTTTACAGCAGAAGATCAGCAACCAGGCTGAAGTGCAGTACATAGATGAAGATTCTGAGATACATCTGGCTTATCTGTCATTCATGTTTCCAAACATATCAGAACATTGCCTTGCTCATGTTCACTCTGCTAATGATGATGACTTGGAAGCCTCGATCAACATGCTGTATGACCTGGAGGTATTGACTCTCctgcttcaatttttttttttacattgtCTTGTAGTAATTACCACTAATGTTTCTGATTGTGTGATGATTCTGGTAACTTTGCTTGTTATCAGCTGCTTTAATAAATTGCTAGGATGATAATTACTATTGCCACCCTTCTTCCAAGATTTCTCTTGTCAGTCTTGAAGGAGGCATTGTGTGCTTCTTGCACAACTTGAATTGTTAGGCTAAATACGGCAAAATGTTTTGTTATTAGTCAACTATTATGTCCAAGTTGTAGGTTTCTATTTACTCCCCCCCCCTCTTTTATGATATGGTATCAGAATTTTGATTAACATTTACTTCTTTTCTGACTGTCACAATTTATGCAGTGCTTCCCTGTTGCTGCTTCTAAATCTCTTCCAGTCAGCTCGGATACTACCGGTGATGATGATGCATCAGAACTTGAAGTTACGGAAAGAGaaaagtagagagagagagaagagagcatGGTGGGTTTCTGTGGATGTTTTGTTGTAAGAAGTAGGAGGGTCCCTTGATGATGAGTTTCTTTTGTACAATGTTTACTCTGTGTAGTTGCTTCTtttacacacaaaaaaacaaaaaaccataaTTGCTCATTACAATGAAGAGTACAAATTTGTTACTGTTGTTCTCGACTTAGttgctttaattaatttgagtCGGgcaatactatttttaatttgtgtcGGTCATATGAAGTTATTCAAATAATTAGGTTTTTGGGTGGCCATCCATCCCAAAACCTTTCCCCATCATTAGAAATCGAAAAAATGGATTATCACAATCAAGGCCAATTATCTTCACCAATCACCCCTGGTAATTATAAAGGATGAAAATGTGGTCTTTGTGAgctggtaattttttttatttttataataaaataaattggtaaGACGTAGAAGTGAGTTAGACCCGTTAATCAAGACAATAAATCcctattttgcactaaaatttGAGTCATGCCTTTGCACTAAAAGTTTGAGTCCTCCTTACATTAATTTGAAGTAGTATATCGCTTTGGATGGTAACTCGTCAAcaaattttccaacaaaattagaaaggaagagaaaagagaagaaacggAGAATACAAAAAGCGGTTGATCTAGTAGCACGCTTTTTACCGCCACGTCATCGCAAATAGGTCACAGTGAGGTGACGGTATCTTCCGCAGAATGTGTCAAGGCCAAGGAGAATGATGTAGCTTTTAGCGAAGCACAGTATTATGAGTCGTGACACAGCGAAGCACAGCTTTTCTTCTCCCCAGCTGTCTTCCCTTTCTATCTCTCAAGAACTCTGAAaaattaatcttttaataaGAATCTTGTTCATTTCAATTCCAATTCTTGGACGCAATTTGCAGACAGCCGATCAGGATCGCAAATTCCATTCAAAGCCTCAAATTTttatctcagatgattcaattAGGTTCAGTTAGGGCTTAATCGATCGAAACTGGAAGCTGTGGCAGAACGCGTAAATAACCGTCAGAGCTGGGGGCGAATCAGTCTCGGTCTCAGGCGGCGGCCTCTGCGCCACCACCGGCTCAAGCCGGCTCGGGACTCTGGTTCTTTCTCCGCCACAACAATGCGCCTCGCACTCACACCCTCCACTACCTCCCACACGTAGAATCCGTGAGCCGCCACACATCTGATCAAAACCGCTCAGCCGCGCCCATACCTAGAGCCATGGACAGCTCCAATAAATCTTCTTCCCGTTCTACCCCTACCCCTGTCGAAGAGCCCGAGTACCTCGCTCGCTACTTGGTTGTCAAGCACTCATGGCGTGGCCGATACAAGCGAATTCTCTGCCTTTCGAATGTCACCATAACCACCTTGGACCCTGCGACGCTTTCCGTCACCAATTCCTACGAGGTCGCCTCCGATTTTGACTCCGCCGCGCCTATCATCGGCCGCGACGAGAACTCAAATGAGTTCAATTTGAGTGTTCGGACCGACGGCCGTGGAAAATTCAAGGGCATTAAGTTCTCATCGAGGTATAGAGCGAGTATATTGACCGAGTTGCATAGAATTAGGGGGAATCGGTTGGGCGCCGTCGCCGAATTTCCGGTGCTTCATCTACGGAGACGAAATGCCGAGTGGGTCACTTTTGTAAGTTGCCTCTCTTGCAATGCTTCTTGGTGATTGTGCAATGTCGTTCTTTTACTGCACTAGTTTGATAAATTTGTTAGTAGAAGATTCTGTATGGCAATTGATAAATTTGTTAGTAGAAGATTCAATGGCTACTAATATGATTGCTTCAACTCTTCCAATGGGGGTATTGTTAGCAATGAGCAAGTTTTCCTTGGAAGAGTGGATCTTAAGTGAAAATTATGCTTCTTTGCCAAATAGTTTTACTATAGAAAATATGGAAACGGGGTTACTTTTCATGGTGGTTATTACTTGGATCTTTAGTGAAAATTATGTTCATTTGCCAAATAGTTTACCTTTGACACTGTTTGAGTCACTCTAGATGCATGCATGTCACTCGTCAGTATATGACCGTTTTGTAATATTTACTAAACTGGTATGTTTATTTGATTGGCTAGCAATGGGAAATGACATGTTTACTTTGCTCTTTATAACTTTTAAACTGATTTTCTGTAACAATTGATGGCTTGGGCAGAAATTGAAAGTTACTTATGTTGGGGTTGAACTGATTGATTTAAAAAGTGGAGACCTTCGCTGGTGCTTGGATTTCAGAGATTTCGATTCTCCTgccattgtttttctttctgatgCTTATGGGAAGAAAGGTAGTGAACATGGAGGTTTTGTTCTTTGTCCTTTATATGGAAGAAAATCTAAAGCTTTTCAAGCTGCTTCTGGATCCACAAATTCCGCCATAATTGCAAATTTGGTATGTCTGACCTTGAACTGTTgaaattt
Proteins encoded in this region:
- the LOC109950283 gene encoding polyadenylate-binding protein-interacting protein 6-like; this encodes MNSTMSSLNPHAASYIPLNKKEEEANHETALFNSPSEGHNGTAQFYFEGGDASSDFSIHDIEALVIDNGLEKSGLQQKISNQAEVQYIDEDSEIHLAYLSFMFPNISEHCLAHVHSANDDDLEASINMLYDLECFPVAASKSLPVSSDTTGDDDASELEVTEREK
- the LOC18771856 gene encoding omega-hydroxypalmitate O-feruloyl transferase; protein product: MAPPWVQELHFPHLHIPITIDRMVPVMPSGPAPTAPGQSLYLSNLDDVVGARVFTPTVYFYASDNWRPVMKTLRDALASVLVPYYPLSGRLRETNNGKLEVFFGQDQGALMVEAHSEMSLSDLGDLKVPNPAWSPLIFRFPNEEPYKVLDMPLVIAQVTLFSCGGFSLGLRICHCIVDGLGAMQFLSSWAATAKAGTLITNPKPCWDRDFFRPRDPPLVKFPHIEFMRIEDGSSLTMSLWQTKAVQKCYRISREFQAWLKTLAQSEDDMSNITCSTFDAMAAHIWRSWVKALDVKPLNYELRLTFSVNARQKLKIPPLKEGFYGNVVCLACVISTVRKLVYGRLPDTARLVREARLGISEEYLRSTVDYVEVDRPRRLEFGGKLTITQWTRFSIYDSADFGWGRPMYAGPIDLTPTPQVCVFLPEAEADPSGTMLVCICLPESATKSFTDLLSLAENGEQSAS